Proteins encoded by one window of Sphaerodactylus townsendi isolate TG3544 linkage group LG02, MPM_Stown_v2.3, whole genome shotgun sequence:
- the SNAPC1 gene encoding snRNA-activating protein complex subunit 1 isoform X1: MAAERRSALERRSALKADFEALLGAFQEAETVRFEDFASLWRQRRFHALFYGKIRALEQKKLTQDALALACPYFLPPCSFQIRVGALYLLYGLYNVQLCQPKQKIRVALKDWSEVMQFQQELLSAQHYDAAYIFWKLRTDRAFYFTAMPTLLSFKTERTPRDKVETKKEFKDPSDRVATLITDGVLDEFENVHKHYWKMKCQISVDQSQPDKALSLIKDDFVDSLKNIVLDHQHWQKDKLELPSTSGNKEAAIENEGSSQEWEGFGRAQALASIKAKSYSSVVQVSKSRRHRQVKLESSASRSDRGITKRNVTKLEPLGKSQLKATPQAEEKSGAVRPLSMPVIAEDEAEESDDDGETDHSSDEATPQAEGKSGAVRPLSMPVIAEDEAEESDDDEETDHSSDEDFIPGKKKRML; encoded by the exons ATGGCGGCGGAGCGCCGGTCGGCCCTGGAGCGCAGGTCGGCCCTGAAGGCGGACTTCGAGGCACTCCTCGGCGCCTTCCAGGAGGCCGAAACCGTCCGCTTCGAGGACTTCGCCTCGCTGTGGCGGCAGCGCCGCTTCCACGCCCTCTTCTA CGGGAAAATAAGAGCTCTGGAGCAGAAGAAGTTAACCCAGGACGCCCTGGCTCTCGCCTGCCCAtacttcctgcctccctgcagcttTCAGATCCGAGTCGGTGCCCTTTATCTTCTCTACGGGTTGTACAACGTGCAGCTTTGTCAGCCGAAACAAAAG ATCAGAGTGGCGCTCAAAGACTGGTCCGAAGTCATGCAATTCCAACAGGAACTGTTAAGCGCACAGCATTACGACGCTGCTTATATTTTCTGGAAGCTGCGAACGGACAGAGCGTTTTACTTCACAGCGATGCCCACGCTG CTGTCGTTTAAGACTGAACGGACGCCACGCGATAAAGTGGAGACAAAGAAGGAATTTAAGGACCCAAGTGACAGAGTCGCCACGCTCATAACCGACGGTGTCTTAGAT GAATTCGAAAACGTTCATAAGCACTACTGGAAAATGAAGTGCCAGATTTCCGTGGACCAGTCTCAGCCCGACAAGGCGCTTAGTCTGATAAAAGACGACTTTGTAGACAGTCTCAAGAATATTGTCCTGGATCATCAGCATTGGCAGAAGGACAAGCTG GAGCTGCCTTCAACGAGCGGGAACAAAGAAGCAGCAATTGAGAACGAAGGATCTTCGCAGGAGTGGGAA GGATTTGGAAGAGCCCAAGCCTTAGCCAGCATCAAAGCCAAGTCTTACTCTTCAGTTGTTCAG GTTTCCAAGTCAAGACGGCATCGTCAAGTAAAGCTGGAGTCTTCTGCGTCACGGTCCGATCGTGGAATAACTAAAAGAAACGTTACAAAATTAGAGCCGCTGGGAAAGAGTCAACTCAAAG CAACACCGCAAGCAGAAGAGAAATCTGGGGCCGTTCGGCCCCTCAGTATGCCCGTGATAGCAGAGGACGAGGCTGAAGAAAGCGATGATGATGGAGAAACGGATCATTCTAGCGATGAAG CAACACCGCAAGCAGAAGGGAAATCTGGGGCCGTTCGGCCCCTCAGTATGCCCGTGATAGCAGAGGACGAGGCTGAAGaaagtgatgatgatgaagaaacaGATCATTCTAGCGATGAAG ATTTCATCCCCGGTAAAAAGAAAAGGATGCTTTGA
- the SNAPC1 gene encoding snRNA-activating protein complex subunit 1 isoform X2, with protein MAAERRSALERRSALKADFEALLGAFQEAETVRFEDFASLWRQRRFHALFYGKIRALEQKKLTQDALALACPYFLPPCSFQIRVGALYLLYGLYNVQLCQPKQKIRVALKDWSEVMQFQQELLSAQHYDAAYIFWKLRTDRAFYFTAMPTLLSFKTERTPRDKVETKKEFKDPSDRVATLITDGVLDEFENVHKHYWKMKCQISVDQSQPDKALSLIKDDFVDSLKNIVLDHQHWQKDKLELPSTSGNKEAAIENEGSSQEWEGFGRAQALASIKAKSYSSVVQVSKSRRHRQVKLESSASRSDRGITKRNVTKLEPLGKSQLKATPQAEEKSGAVRPLSMPVIAEDEAEESDDDGETDHSSDEDFIPGKKKRML; from the exons ATGGCGGCGGAGCGCCGGTCGGCCCTGGAGCGCAGGTCGGCCCTGAAGGCGGACTTCGAGGCACTCCTCGGCGCCTTCCAGGAGGCCGAAACCGTCCGCTTCGAGGACTTCGCCTCGCTGTGGCGGCAGCGCCGCTTCCACGCCCTCTTCTA CGGGAAAATAAGAGCTCTGGAGCAGAAGAAGTTAACCCAGGACGCCCTGGCTCTCGCCTGCCCAtacttcctgcctccctgcagcttTCAGATCCGAGTCGGTGCCCTTTATCTTCTCTACGGGTTGTACAACGTGCAGCTTTGTCAGCCGAAACAAAAG ATCAGAGTGGCGCTCAAAGACTGGTCCGAAGTCATGCAATTCCAACAGGAACTGTTAAGCGCACAGCATTACGACGCTGCTTATATTTTCTGGAAGCTGCGAACGGACAGAGCGTTTTACTTCACAGCGATGCCCACGCTG CTGTCGTTTAAGACTGAACGGACGCCACGCGATAAAGTGGAGACAAAGAAGGAATTTAAGGACCCAAGTGACAGAGTCGCCACGCTCATAACCGACGGTGTCTTAGAT GAATTCGAAAACGTTCATAAGCACTACTGGAAAATGAAGTGCCAGATTTCCGTGGACCAGTCTCAGCCCGACAAGGCGCTTAGTCTGATAAAAGACGACTTTGTAGACAGTCTCAAGAATATTGTCCTGGATCATCAGCATTGGCAGAAGGACAAGCTG GAGCTGCCTTCAACGAGCGGGAACAAAGAAGCAGCAATTGAGAACGAAGGATCTTCGCAGGAGTGGGAA GGATTTGGAAGAGCCCAAGCCTTAGCCAGCATCAAAGCCAAGTCTTACTCTTCAGTTGTTCAG GTTTCCAAGTCAAGACGGCATCGTCAAGTAAAGCTGGAGTCTTCTGCGTCACGGTCCGATCGTGGAATAACTAAAAGAAACGTTACAAAATTAGAGCCGCTGGGAAAGAGTCAACTCAAAG CAACACCGCAAGCAGAAGAGAAATCTGGGGCCGTTCGGCCCCTCAGTATGCCCGTGATAGCAGAGGACGAGGCTGAAGAAAGCGATGATGATGGAGAAACGGATCATTCTAGCGATGAAG ATTTCATCCCCGGTAAAAAGAAAAGGATGCTTTGA